A window of Zingiber officinale cultivar Zhangliang chromosome 5A, Zo_v1.1, whole genome shotgun sequence contains these coding sequences:
- the LOC121979366 gene encoding phosphoserine phosphatase, chloroplastic-like isoform X1, translating to MAALLNARVHSICLSYNYRSSPLRQVNSLRIPKLSPKHPLTSRRGLKSSFIMAASLQSEKTISTTQFANAIPSEEVLKIWRSAGAVCFDVDSTVCLDEGIDELADFCGAGKAVAEWTTRAMSGSVPFEEALAARLSLFNPSLKQVQDFLEKRPPRISPGIAELIKKLMDKGIDVYLISGGFRQMINPVALQLGIPLENVFANQLLFGNSGEFVGFDVGEPTSRSGGKATAVQQIRKVHDYRSLVMIGDGATDLEARGPGGADLFICYAGVQLREIVAAKSNWLVFDFEELLSYLTV from the exons ATGGCTGCATTGCTTAATGCTCGCGTCCACTCAATTTGTTTGAGCTACAACTACCGTTCGTCTCCTCTTCGTCAAGTCAACTCTTTGAGGATACCAAAATTATCACCTAAGCATCCTTTAACTTCTAGGAGAGGCTTAAAGTCTTCCTTCATTATGGCTGCATCTCTGCAATCGGAAAAGACCATCTCTACTACACAGTTTGCCAATGCTATACCTTCTGAAG AGGTGCTCAAAATCTGGCGTAGCGCTGGTGCTGTATGCTTTGATGTGGACAGCACCGTTTGCTTGGATGAGGGTATTGATGAACTTGCTGACTTCTGTGGTGCTGGCAAAGCTGTTGCAGAGTGGACTACAAG GGCTATGAGTGGCTCAGTACCATTTGAGGAAGCTCTTGCTGCTAGACTTTCTTTATTCAACCCTTCATTGAAGCAAGTCCAAGATTTCCTGGAGAAGAGACCTCCAAG AATTTCACCTGGCATTGCTGAATTGATCAAGAAGCTGATGGACAAAGGCATTGATGTGTATCTTATATCAGGAGGATTCCGTCAAATGATCAAT CCTGTAGCATTGCAGCTTGGAATACCTCTTGAGAACGTCTTTGCAAATCAGTTACTCtttggaaattctggtgagttTGTTGGATTTGATGTTGGAGAGCCTACTTCGAGAAGTGGCGGAAAAGCAACAGCTGTACAACAGATACGAAAG GTGCATGATTACAGATCATTGGTTATGATTGGAGATGGTGCCACTGATCTTGAG GCACGGGGGCCTGGTGGCGCCGACTTATTCATATGCTATGCCGGTGTTCAGTTGCGAGAAATAGTTGCAGCAAAATCTAACTGGCTCGTCTTCGACTTTGAAGAACTACTATCCTATCTCACAGTATAA
- the LOC121979366 gene encoding phosphoserine phosphatase, chloroplastic-like isoform X2: MAALLNARVHSICLSYNYRSSPLRQVNSLRIPKLSPKHPLTSRRGLKSSFIMAASLQSEKTISTTQFANAIPSEEVLKIWRSAGAVCFDVDSTVCLDEGIDELADFCGAGKAVAEWTTRAMSGSVPFEEALAARLSLFNPSLKQVQDFLEKRPPRISPGIAELIKKLMDKGIDVYLISGGFRQMINPVALQLGIPLENVFANQLLFGNSGEFVGFDVGEPTSRSGGKATAVQQIRKVHDYRSLVMIGDGATDLELLFFLCYSQGTGAWWRRLIHMLCRCSVARNSCSKI; the protein is encoded by the exons ATGGCTGCATTGCTTAATGCTCGCGTCCACTCAATTTGTTTGAGCTACAACTACCGTTCGTCTCCTCTTCGTCAAGTCAACTCTTTGAGGATACCAAAATTATCACCTAAGCATCCTTTAACTTCTAGGAGAGGCTTAAAGTCTTCCTTCATTATGGCTGCATCTCTGCAATCGGAAAAGACCATCTCTACTACACAGTTTGCCAATGCTATACCTTCTGAAG AGGTGCTCAAAATCTGGCGTAGCGCTGGTGCTGTATGCTTTGATGTGGACAGCACCGTTTGCTTGGATGAGGGTATTGATGAACTTGCTGACTTCTGTGGTGCTGGCAAAGCTGTTGCAGAGTGGACTACAAG GGCTATGAGTGGCTCAGTACCATTTGAGGAAGCTCTTGCTGCTAGACTTTCTTTATTCAACCCTTCATTGAAGCAAGTCCAAGATTTCCTGGAGAAGAGACCTCCAAG AATTTCACCTGGCATTGCTGAATTGATCAAGAAGCTGATGGACAAAGGCATTGATGTGTATCTTATATCAGGAGGATTCCGTCAAATGATCAAT CCTGTAGCATTGCAGCTTGGAATACCTCTTGAGAACGTCTTTGCAAATCAGTTACTCtttggaaattctggtgagttTGTTGGATTTGATGTTGGAGAGCCTACTTCGAGAAGTGGCGGAAAAGCAACAGCTGTACAACAGATACGAAAG GTGCATGATTACAGATCATTGGTTATGATTGGAGATGGTGCCACTGATCTTGAG CTTCTCTTTTTTTTGTGTTATTCTCAAGGCACGGGGGCCTGGTGGCGCCGACTTATTCATATGCTATGCCGGTGTTCAGTTGCGAGAAATAGTTGCAGCAAAATCTAA
- the LOC121979367 gene encoding pentatricopeptide repeat-containing protein At1g26460, mitochondrial-like, with translation MAAMILHRSRGLLPKSLPQATAPVVRVISTFPSLFQVPQPQEAPTSDAVAPLPPNPSTGSPFYHENWRGPNTSVGIGPLLGGQALVPVGSVASARVMAYSQIVDLSSLMDVFADYMTSQRWSELKQMFELWIRSLDASGKPNKPDVHLFNHYIRANLMMGASAGELLDLVAQMQDYQIAPNTASYNLVLKAMFQAREDEAAQKLADRMIQTGIMPDDESYNLVIGLLILTNQIDSALKYMDLTIKSGYMISLSVFMDCVRSCVKAGKLDTLASIIERCKTTDQNKALCPSWNLCNHIADAALQADHSKLAYFAFEFLARWIAHGENARPPVLLSAEEGLAISALTTAGRKLDSTLLEAAWSILRRSLRRKRAPSPKAYIAKIYAHASLGQLQRVFSTLKEFETVYGNSEDTDQQLFSPFSSLYPVVVACCKNGFSTLDSVYVQLENLSQADPPFKSVAALNCVILGCANIWDLDRAYETFGAISDKIGLTPNIHSYNALLSAFGKLKKTDEASEVFKHLVSLGVKPNAMTYSLLVDAHLVNRDPKAALTVIDEMIEAGFTPSKESLMKLRRRCSRELDFESDEKVQSLAQTFKYRLGAETRREILYNLEYSTNYL, from the exons ATGGCGGCCATGATCCTCCACCGCTCCCGCGGGCTCCTCCCCAAGTCCCTGCCCCAGGCCACCGCCCCCGTCGTCCGCGTCATCTCTACCTTCCCCTCCCTCTTCCAGGTGCCCCAGCCGCAGGAGGCACCGACTTCCGACGCCGTCGCCCCCCTGCCCCCCAATCCCTCCACCGGGAGCCCCTTCTACCATGAGAATTGGCGCGGCCCAAATACCAGCGTCGGAATCGGACCCCTCCTCGGAGGTCAGGCACTCGTCCCAGTGGGATCCGTCGCCTCCGCCCGGGTGATGGCTTACTCCCAGATTGTCGACCTCTCCAGCCTGATGGATGTGTTCGCTGACTACATGACATCGCAGCGCTGGTCCGAGCTCAAGCAAATGTTTGAGTTATGGATCCGCTCGCTGGATGCTAGTGGGAAGCCCAATAAGCCCGACGTCCATCTCTTCAATCACTATATCAGGGCTAATCTGATGATGGGGGCGTCAGCAGGTGAGCTCTTGGATTTGGTTGCTCAAATGCAGGATTACCAAATTGCACCAAACACTGCGTCGTATAATTTGGTCCTCAAGGCTATGTTTCAAGCGCGGGAGGATGAGGCTGCACAGAAGTTGGCGGACCG GATGATACAGACAGGCATTATGCCAGATGATGAATCGTACAATTTGGTAATTGGCCTTTTGATTCTAACAAATCAGATAGATTCTGCATTGAAGTATATGGATTTAACTATAAAATCTGGTTATATGATATCATTAAGTGTCTTTATGGATTGTGTACGGAGTTGTGTTAAAGCTGGGAAGCTGGACACCCTAGCATCCATTATTGAGAGATGCAAG ACAACAGACCAAAACAAAGCCTTATGCCCAAGCTGGAATTTGTGTAACCATATTGCAGATGCAGCTTTGCAAGCAGATCATAGTAAATTGGCATATTTCGCCTTCGAGTTTCTGGCCCGATGGATTGCTCATGGTGAGAATGCTAGACCACCAGTTCTTCTTTCTGCAGAGGAAGGTTTAGCCATCTCAGCACTCACCACCGCGGGAAGAAAATTGGACTCTACACTTTTAGAAGCTGCTTGGTCAATTCTGCGACGCTCATTGCGTCGAAAGAGGGCCCCGAGTCCTAAAGCATACATTGCAAAGATATATGCACATGCATCATTGGGACAGCTGCAACGTGTGTTTTCTACTCTCAAAGAATTTGAAACTGTGTATGGGAATTCTGAAGACACTGATCAGCAactattttctcctttttcatctCTATACCCTGTTGTGGTTGCTTGCTGCAAGAATGGTTTCTCTACATTGGATTCG GTGTATGTTCAGCTGGAGAATTTGAGTCAAGCAGATCCCCCTTTCAAATCTGTTGCCGCTCTGAACTGTGTGATATTGGGTTGTGCAAACATATGGGATCTTGATCGAGCATACGAGACTTTTGGAGCCATCAGTGACAAGATTGGATTGACACCCAACATACATTCTTATAATGCTTTACTGTCTGCTTTTGGAAAGCTCAAAAAG ACTGATGAAGCTAGCGAAGTCTTTAAGCATTTGGTGAGCTTGGGCGTGAAACCAAATGCAATGACGTACTCATTGCTTGTCGATGCTCACCTAGTCAATCGGGATCCAAAAGCTGCTCTCACAGTCATCGACGAGATG ATCGAGGCAGGTTTTACTCCTTCAAAGGAATCGCTAATGAAGCTACGAAGACGCTGCTCTCgggaattagattttgaaagtGATGAAAAGGTACAATCTCTGGCCCAAACATTTAAGTACAGACTGGGGGCAGAGACACGCAGAGAGATTCTCTATAATCTGGAATACAGCACTAACTATTTGTAG
- the LOC121979368 gene encoding uncharacterized protein At4g38062-like: MEEVCREMNDLRSEMKTLKEDYQEKLELYGSLRQAHEVQSAQLQEATLRIEKQFKEIDEKIEELSLSKELYKDLQSRFMEKEAAFKHSNLVNENLKTSIKMKLMDLEARNSELALALDEANTKMEEQDRTICSYKTEIDGLKGLAMSSQKKCDDAKLRTQAPKEVRRVEEMLAKLEAEKFDVENKFKWKSEQFSHLEEAHEKLQTEFRVSKKGWESERSTLVNGIQILQTNLDSQAVVIDELHSKLKMCNQALAHEESRRKYLEVLISESKSRYDNVLSDYEEARSTIESLTAKQDEGIASLRISLTSKTAVIREMEFRRTQLEHENQELQASLREYQDSQINEIDTTALKVLKKKFKALEHAHKGCSEKLKDRETEWRAQMVKLEKDLDDCFNQLISKDKELLNLVSELEACQTSLMLQKLDNEEMSTVLMIVESKFFESCSAIEHLKLEMAQHSVNARETIEGLTYQLERKNVDLIQAQAAVQVATLAEHDRIESFLIRDDHLENVVKKYSILEKELATCKEMLEESYNNIDSIKEEASKTESSIRDDLKRVLDDLGRANYAVNEKTTELSKMKFELQQKNLVINRMEEDKFDHEAALNTYRGDIMVIRNRLDVAVADKVIAEKELKQVREDILVLKIEKDQMIEELQQNVCSFKEDNLRKKFEMLILLTQQVEKLSEKENLFELAKGMNMRLGETQKALSMIEEKFILKKMTDLINLEQERAKFLCIVKDCEKFIDSLQHHFLLLEEDFCCFLDATSFQLDEKQVQIQKLSDDLELIIRSFVLKEQECHLKTLLFAEQEEEITTLQSNLNAEELVSLELRNYIKQLRDNLSMQGVEYEKQCAKLQSDLQQSEIEKGNLEDQLGKLKNNIEILHDANGKLSLEKNELVQEMSEVSDMLVMISHADERLTRNWESIMLKATYDNTVKESDRKHLLNSGLMEDNIHIALVKKNESREPGKRSPLKEQNH, translated from the coding sequence ATGGAAGAAGTGTGTAGAGAGATGAATGATTTGAGGTCTGAAATGAAGACTCTTAAAGAAGATTACCAGGAAAAGCTTGAACTGTATGGGAGTTTGAGGCAAGCTCATGAAGTGCAATCTGCTCAACTTCAAGAAGCAACGCTGCGGATTGAGAAGCAATTTAAGGAGATCGATGAAAAGATTGAGGAACTATCCTTGTCAAAAGAATTGTACAAAGATCTTCAATCTAGATTCATGGAGAAAGAGGCTGCATTTAAGCATTCAAATCTTGTAAATGAGAATCTGAAGACCAGTATTAAGATGAAGTTGATGGATTTGGAAGCAAGGAATAGTGAGCTTGCTCTGGCTTTGGATGAAGCAAACACAAAAATGGAAGAACAAGATAGGACGATATGCTCCTATAAAACAGAGATTGATGGGCTCAAGGGTCTTGCAATGTCATCCCAAAAGAAGTGTGATGATGCAAAGCTCAGGACTCAAGCTCCTAAAGAAGTAAGGAGAGTAGAAGAAATGCTGGCTAAATTAGAGGCGGAGAAATTTGATGTTGAAAACAAGTTTAAGTGGAAGTCTGAACAATTTAGCCATCTTGAAGAAGCACATGAGAAGCTTCAAACAGAGTTTAGGGTTTCAAAGAAAGGGTGGGAGTCAGAGAGATCAACTTTAGTAAATGGTATCCAAATTTTGCAAACAAACCTGGATTCTCAAGCAGTAGTTATTGATGAATTGCATTCGAAATTGAAGATGTGCAACCAAGCATTGGCCCATGAGGAGAGCAGAAGGAAGTATCTTGAAGTTCTCATTTCTGAATCAAAATCACGATATGACAATGTGTTGTCTGACTATGAAGAAGCTAGATCTACAATAGAGTCTTTGACAGCAAAACAAGACGAGGGGATTGCTTCCTTAAGGATATCTTTGACAAGTAAGACTGCGGTCATTAGGGAGATGGAATTCAGGAGAACTCAACTAGAACATGAAAATCAGGAGCTGCAGGCATCTTTGAGAGAATACCAAGATTCTCAAATAAATGAAATTGATACTACTGCACTGAAGGTTCTCAAGAAAAAATTTAAAGCTTTGGAGCATGCCCACAAGGGTTGCTCTGAGAAGCTGAAAGACAGGGAAACCGAATGGAGAGCCCAGATGGTGAAGCTAGAAAAAGATTTGGATGATTGTTTTAATCAGTTAATTTCCAAAGATAAGGAGCTGTTGAACCTGGTTTCTGAGCTAGAAGCATGTCAGACTTCCTTAATGCTACAGAAATTAGATAACGAAGAGATGTCGACAGTGCTTATGATAGTTGAATCAAAATTTTTTGAGTCTTGCTCAGCTATTGAACACCTGAAACTTGAGATGGCACAGCATAGTGTAAATGCTAGAGAAACAATTGAGGGCCTGACCTACCAATTAGAGAGAAAGAATGTTGATCTTATCCAGGCCCAGGCTGCAGTGCAGGTTGCAACTCTGGCAGAACATGATAGAATCGAATCATTTCTTATAAGGGACGATCACCTAGAGAATGTCGTGAAAAAATATAGTATCCTGGAGAAAGAGCTTGCTACATGCAAAGAGATGCTTGAAGAGTCATATAATAATATTGATAGCATAAAAGAAGAGGCTTCTAAGACAGAATCTTCCATCCGAGATGACCTAAAAAGAGTCTTAGATGACTTGGGCAGAGCAAATTATGCTGTTAATGAAAAAACAACTGAGCTGAGTAAGATGAAGTTTGAACTGCAGCAAAAAAATCTGGTTATCAATAGGATGGAGGAAGACAAGTTTGATCATGAAGCTGCACTGAATACTTATAGAGGTGACATCATGGTGATTAGAAACAGATTGGATGTTGCAGTTGCTGACAAGGTGATAGCAGAAAAGGAACTCAAGCAAGTGAGGGAAGATATTCTCGTATTGAAAATAGAGAAAGACCAGATGATAGAAGAGCTTCAGCAAAATGTATGTTCATTCAAAGAAGATAATCTGAGAAAAAAGTTTGAAATGTTGATTCTGTTGACACAACAAGTTGAGAAATTATCTGAAAAAGAGAATCTTTTTGAACTTGCAAAGGGCATGAACATGAGACTCGGAGAAACTCAAAAGGCACTCAGTATGATAGAAGAGAAGTTCATATTGAAAAAGATGACAGATTTGATAAATCTTGAGCAAGAAAGAGCCAAGTTTCTCTGTATTGTGAAAGATTGTGAGAAGTTTATTGATAGTCTTCAGCACCATTTTCTTTTACTTGAGGAAGATTTCTGCTGTTTTCTTGACGCTACCAGTTTCCAACTTGATGAGAAGCAAGTTCAGATCCAAAAGCTTTCAGATGATCTGGAGTTAATCATCAGATCTTTTGTTCTGAAAGAGCAAGAGTGTCACTTGAAAACCCTATTGTTCGCTGAACAGGAAGAGGAAATCACTACTCTGCAGTCGAACTTGAATGCTGAAGAACTAGTGTCCTTGGAATTAAGAAATTACATAAAACAACTTAGAGATAATCTATCAATGCAAGGTGTGGAATATGAGAAGCAGTGTGCGAAATTACAGAGCGACCTGCAGCAGTCAGAGATTGAGAAAGGAAACTTAGAGGATCAATTAGGAAAACTCAAGAACAATATAGAGATCCTTCATGATGCAAATGGAAAGCTCTCCTTAGAAAAGAATGAGTTGGTCCAAGAAATGTCAGAGGTCAGTGACATGTTAGTCATGATCTCTCATGCTGATGAAAGATTGACGAGGAACTGGGAGAGCATCATGCTGAAAGCTACATACGATAATACTGTCAAAGAATCTGATAGGAAGCATCTGCTCAACTCCGGCTTAATGGAAGACAATATTCATATTGCTCTTGTAAAGAAAAATGAGTCGCGAGAGCCAGGCAAACGATCACCTCTAAAGGAGCAGAACCACTAG